A portion of the Streptomyces sp. YPW6 genome contains these proteins:
- a CDS encoding branched-chain amino acid ABC transporter permease, with amino-acid sequence MTTMTTTQNTTTATTPAQAAPAPRRPLTLPPAAARATAVAGGALTVVSAFLAWTWTSAFPGDLTVYGYPGGLQWLVLVSGALLTLFSLSSYGIKGLTWLTPQGADAAMRLAAYAGLATAWFTMIAISVQLGGLANLEPGGYLALVATLIGWLGTRSLPYERPETTPADPEDNTFGRFKHTLGNHWTVYKGAFATEPARPTKTLPSYVEILIVVAVLALGLVVFTYGITTEYDELFIGFLITAGFGFGAIGKAGLIQRVSTLTARHRNVTLAGAFAAAAAFPFTQSDDQYATIGVNILIFATVALGLNIVVGLAGLLDLGYVAFLGVGAYAAALVSGSPTSPFGIHLPFWQAILVGAVASMIFGVLIGAPTLRLRGDYLAIVTLGFGEIFRIGVLNLDGTSGPDITNGSNGISSIPNLNLFGFDFGATHSIAGFTIGRFANYFFLMLLVTLIVVVVFRRSAESRIGRAWVAIREDETAAEAMGINGFRTKLVAFALGATLAGLAGAVQAHVTYTVTPEQYQFAHAVPPNSAFLLAAVVLGGMGTISGPLVGGALLFLIPAKLQFMSDYQLFAFGLALVLLMRFRPEGLIANRRQQLEFHEKDEAPATLTKAGA; translated from the coding sequence GTGACCACCATGACCACCACACAGAACACCACCACAGCCACCACCCCGGCGCAGGCCGCCCCCGCCCCCCGCCGCCCCCTCACCCTTCCGCCCGCCGCCGCACGGGCCACCGCCGTCGCGGGCGGCGCACTCACCGTCGTCTCCGCCTTCCTCGCCTGGACCTGGACCTCCGCCTTCCCCGGCGACCTCACCGTCTACGGCTACCCCGGCGGCCTCCAGTGGCTCGTCCTCGTCAGCGGCGCACTCCTCACCCTCTTCAGCCTCTCCTCCTACGGGATCAAGGGCCTCACCTGGCTCACCCCGCAGGGCGCCGACGCCGCGATGCGGCTCGCCGCCTACGCCGGACTCGCCACCGCCTGGTTCACCATGATCGCCATCAGCGTCCAGCTGGGCGGCCTCGCCAACCTCGAACCCGGCGGCTACCTCGCCCTCGTGGCCACCCTCATCGGCTGGCTCGGGACCCGCTCACTCCCCTACGAGCGCCCCGAAACCACCCCCGCCGACCCCGAGGACAACACCTTCGGCCGGTTCAAGCACACCCTCGGCAACCACTGGACCGTCTACAAGGGCGCCTTCGCCACCGAACCCGCGCGCCCCACCAAGACACTCCCCTCCTACGTCGAGATCCTGATCGTCGTCGCAGTCCTCGCCCTCGGCCTGGTCGTCTTCACCTACGGCATCACCACCGAATACGACGAACTGTTCATCGGCTTCCTCATCACGGCCGGCTTCGGCTTCGGCGCCATCGGCAAAGCCGGACTCATCCAGCGCGTCTCCACCCTCACCGCACGCCACCGCAACGTCACCCTCGCCGGCGCCTTCGCCGCCGCCGCGGCCTTCCCGTTCACCCAGTCCGACGACCAGTACGCCACCATCGGCGTCAACATCCTGATCTTCGCGACCGTCGCCCTCGGCCTCAACATCGTCGTCGGCCTCGCCGGACTCCTCGACCTCGGATACGTCGCCTTCCTCGGCGTCGGCGCCTACGCCGCCGCCCTGGTCTCCGGCTCCCCGACCTCACCCTTCGGCATCCACCTGCCCTTCTGGCAGGCCATCCTCGTCGGCGCCGTCGCCTCAATGATCTTCGGCGTCCTCATCGGCGCCCCCACCCTCCGACTCCGCGGCGACTACCTCGCCATCGTCACCCTCGGCTTCGGAGAGATCTTCCGCATCGGCGTCCTCAACCTCGACGGCACCTCCGGCCCCGACATCACCAACGGCTCCAACGGCATCTCCTCCATTCCGAACCTCAACCTCTTCGGGTTCGACTTCGGCGCCACCCACAGCATCGCCGGATTCACCATCGGCCGCTTCGCGAACTACTTCTTCCTGATGCTGCTCGTCACGCTCATCGTGGTCGTCGTCTTCCGCCGCAGCGCCGAATCCCGCATCGGCCGAGCCTGGGTCGCCATCCGCGAGGACGAGACCGCCGCCGAAGCCATGGGCATCAACGGCTTCCGCACCAAACTCGTCGCCTTCGCCCTCGGCGCGACCCTCGCCGGGCTCGCCGGAGCCGTCCAGGCGCACGTCACCTACACCGTGACACCCGAGCAATACCAGTTCGCGCACGCGGTCCCGCCCAACTCGGCCTTCCTCCTCGCGGCGGTCGTCCTCGGCGGCATGGGCACCATCAGCGGACCGCTCGTCGGCGGCGCCCTCCTCTTCCT
- a CDS encoding branched-chain amino acid ABC transporter permease, whose protein sequence is MNELPQQLVNGLLLGSMYGLVAIGYTMVYGIVQLINFAHGEIFMTGGFGALTVWLILPSGTSVLLALPLMIIGAIIVATTIAVGAERFAYRPLRGGPRLAPLITAIGLSLALQQAVWAWYPGAKSARTFPEIPGGPFELGPVTIQTGDVFLLIAAPLSMAILGYFVMKTRTGRGMQATAQDPDTAKLMGINTDRIIVVAFALGAAFAAIGAVAYGLKYGEVQFRMGFLLGLKAFTAAVLGGIGNIYGAMIGGLTLGVAETMAAAYISEVPGLEQLGGQSWANAWAFVLLILVLLFRPQGILGERVADRA, encoded by the coding sequence GTGAACGAACTGCCGCAACAGCTGGTCAACGGCCTGCTACTCGGATCGATGTACGGGCTCGTCGCCATCGGCTACACGATGGTCTATGGCATCGTCCAGCTCATCAACTTCGCCCACGGCGAGATCTTCATGACCGGCGGCTTCGGGGCCCTCACGGTCTGGCTCATACTCCCCAGCGGCACCAGCGTGCTGCTCGCACTCCCCCTCATGATCATCGGCGCGATCATCGTCGCCACCACCATCGCCGTCGGAGCGGAACGATTCGCCTACCGACCCCTCCGCGGCGGACCACGCCTCGCCCCCCTCATCACCGCCATCGGACTCTCCCTCGCCCTCCAGCAGGCCGTCTGGGCCTGGTACCCCGGCGCGAAGTCCGCCCGCACCTTCCCCGAAATCCCCGGCGGCCCCTTCGAACTCGGCCCCGTCACCATCCAGACCGGCGACGTCTTCCTCCTCATCGCCGCCCCCCTGTCCATGGCCATCCTCGGCTACTTCGTCATGAAGACCCGCACCGGCCGCGGCATGCAGGCCACAGCCCAGGACCCCGACACCGCCAAGCTCATGGGCATCAACACCGACCGCATCATCGTGGTCGCCTTCGCCCTCGGCGCCGCGTTCGCCGCCATCGGCGCCGTCGCCTACGGCCTCAAATACGGCGAAGTCCAATTCCGCATGGGCTTCCTCCTCGGCCTCAAAGCCTTCACCGCAGCCGTCCTCGGCGGCATCGGCAACATCTACGGAGCCATGATCGGCGGCCTCACCCTCGGCGTCGCCGAAACCATGGCCGCCGCCTACATCTCCGAAGTCCCCGGCCTCGAACAACTCGGCGGCCAGTCCTGGGCCAACGCCTGGGCCTTCGTACTCCTCATCCTCGTGCTCCTCTTCCGGCCCCAAGGCATCCTGGGCGAGCGCGTCGCGGACAGGGCGTGA